One Caulobacter segnis genomic window carries:
- a CDS encoding TetR family transcriptional regulator — protein sequence MARAKSSGISGERRDSRTILFDATAALLSERSTIEVSLSEIAQRSGLNSALIKYYFGSKEGLLLALLERVAERSMADLAALVGMDISAEQKLRIHIGGIINTYYRSPYVNRLINYMIVQGDKASSERVAKIFVEPMIAAYRAIVAQGVADGAFRPLDPGMLYYSVVGACEHIFYAGYSLPTTLGMTELTEQVRQQYVQHVLDLVFHGVLARSDREAVGA from the coding sequence ATGGCGCGGGCGAAATCGAGTGGAATCAGCGGCGAGCGTCGCGACTCGCGGACGATCCTCTTCGACGCCACCGCCGCGCTGCTCTCGGAGCGCTCCACCATAGAGGTTTCGCTCAGCGAGATCGCCCAGCGCTCGGGGCTGAACTCGGCGCTGATTAAGTACTATTTCGGCAGCAAGGAGGGCCTGCTGCTGGCCCTGCTGGAGCGGGTGGCCGAGCGATCGATGGCCGACCTCGCCGCGTTGGTCGGCATGGACATCTCGGCCGAGCAGAAGCTGCGCATCCACATCGGCGGCATCATCAACACCTACTATCGCTCGCCGTACGTCAACCGGCTGATCAACTACATGATCGTCCAGGGCGACAAGGCGTCCAGCGAGCGGGTGGCCAAGATCTTCGTCGAGCCTATGATCGCCGCCTATCGCGCCATCGTCGCCCAGGGCGTGGCCGACGGCGCGTTCCGGCCGCTGGACCCGGGCATGCTGTACTACAGCGTCGTCGGGGCCTGCGAGCACATCTTCTACGCCGGCTATTCGCTGCCCACGACGCTGGGCATGACCGAGCTGACCGAGCAGGTCCGGCAGCAGTACGTGCAGCACGTGCTGGACCTGGTCTTCCACGGCGTCCTGGCCCGCTCGGATCGCGAGGCCGTCGGGGCCTGA
- a CDS encoding LysR family transcriptional regulator gives MELDWLEDFLALVDHQHFGRAAEARNVSQPAFSRRIRLLEAWLGAPLFNRDTHRVALTPAGEQWRPTAEDLLRRLTQGREQTRAMAEGFVSTLRFASTHALSITFFPQWLEAIETQAPLSSSVSLVTDNMAGCERIMQQGHAQFLLCHHHPSTPVSLRPNYFISIDVGHDVLIPVSAPAPDDPARPRFALPGRLGAPTPYLAFGEVSGMGRILASTHALEGPSMWLEPRFTAHVATVLAAMTRAGRGMAWLPMSLIARDLAEGGLVRAGDAAWDVPIDIRLFRPRARQTAAAEAFWTRLKARADADPRSSAP, from the coding sequence ATGGAGCTTGATTGGCTCGAAGACTTCCTGGCGCTGGTCGACCATCAGCATTTCGGACGCGCGGCCGAGGCGCGCAACGTCTCGCAACCCGCCTTCAGCCGACGGATCCGACTGCTGGAAGCCTGGCTGGGCGCGCCGCTCTTCAATCGTGACACCCACCGCGTCGCCCTGACGCCGGCCGGCGAGCAGTGGCGACCGACCGCCGAGGACCTGCTGCGTCGGCTCACCCAGGGGCGGGAACAGACCCGGGCGATGGCCGAGGGCTTCGTCTCGACCCTGCGCTTCGCCTCGACCCACGCCCTGTCGATCACCTTCTTCCCGCAGTGGCTGGAGGCGATCGAGACCCAGGCCCCGCTGAGCTCGTCGGTCAGCCTGGTGACCGACAACATGGCCGGCTGCGAGCGGATCATGCAGCAGGGCCACGCCCAGTTCCTGCTGTGCCACCACCACCCCTCGACGCCGGTGTCGCTGCGGCCGAACTACTTCATCTCGATCGATGTCGGCCACGATGTCCTGATCCCGGTCAGCGCCCCGGCGCCCGACGATCCCGCCCGGCCGCGTTTCGCCCTGCCCGGCCGGCTCGGCGCGCCGACGCCGTACCTGGCCTTCGGCGAGGTCTCGGGCATGGGCCGGATCCTGGCCTCGACCCACGCGCTGGAAGGCCCGTCGATGTGGCTAGAGCCCCGCTTCACCGCCCACGTGGCGACGGTGCTGGCGGCCATGACCCGGGCTGGGCGGGGCATGGCCTGGCTGCCCATGAGCCTGATCGCCCGCGACCTGGCCGAGGGCGGCCTGGTCCGGGCCGGCGACGCGGCCTGGGACGTGCCGATCGACATCCGCCTGTTTCGCCCCCGCGCCCGCCAGACCGCGGCCGCCGAGGCCTTCTGGACGCGGCTGAAGGCCCGGGCGGACGCCGATCCTCGGTCGTCTGCCCCCTAG
- a CDS encoding thiolase C-terminal domain-containing protein translates to MNAPVFPVSTAVAGIGVRQYKRGGAPLPEQGVLVGAIVDACEDAGLDPSEIDGFVSYGDDKNEPIRLAPDLGTRDLCWSAQVFGGGGGGIAAAFGLAASAIISGQARTVVVFRALVQGDSGRLSGAVMAHHLNDHIMAAGNVAPAIECAMRAQRMLEHHKVPRQCLEDLVRASYHHGARNPKAVSYGKELDLEVYRSSRMICEPFHLFDCSRENDGAGALILTSAERARDLRQKPIYLKGVAQGAGRGWGDLLQNDDHYASAGFESVARRLWAQTGLSPADIDVVQLYENFSAQGVASLIDHGFCTYESVGEVVRYENLIAPTGRLPVNTAGGNLAQGFIHGIGMAIEAVEQLRGTSANPVPGARHCLLAGGPGAPTVSSAIFSTEAR, encoded by the coding sequence ATGAACGCGCCGGTGTTTCCCGTCAGCACGGCCGTCGCCGGGATCGGCGTGCGCCAGTACAAGCGCGGCGGCGCGCCGCTGCCCGAGCAGGGCGTGCTGGTCGGCGCCATCGTCGACGCCTGCGAGGACGCGGGGTTGGACCCGTCCGAGATCGACGGCTTCGTCTCATACGGCGACGACAAGAACGAACCGATCCGCCTGGCGCCCGACCTCGGGACCCGCGACCTGTGCTGGTCGGCCCAGGTGTTCGGCGGCGGTGGCGGCGGCATAGCGGCGGCCTTCGGTCTCGCCGCCTCGGCGATCATCAGCGGCCAGGCGCGCACGGTCGTGGTGTTTCGCGCCCTGGTGCAGGGCGACAGCGGCCGGCTGTCCGGCGCGGTGATGGCCCACCACCTGAACGACCACATCATGGCCGCCGGCAACGTGGCGCCGGCCATCGAGTGCGCCATGCGCGCCCAGCGGATGCTGGAGCACCACAAGGTGCCCCGCCAGTGCCTGGAGGACCTGGTCCGGGCTTCCTATCACCACGGCGCGCGCAACCCGAAGGCGGTCAGCTACGGCAAGGAACTGGACCTGGAGGTCTACAGGTCCTCGCGGATGATCTGCGAGCCGTTCCACCTGTTCGACTGCAGCCGCGAGAACGATGGGGCCGGCGCCCTGATCCTGACCTCGGCCGAGCGGGCGCGGGACCTGAGGCAAAAGCCGATCTACCTGAAGGGGGTCGCCCAGGGCGCGGGACGTGGCTGGGGCGACCTGCTGCAGAACGACGACCACTACGCCTCGGCCGGCTTCGAGTCGGTGGCGCGGCGGCTGTGGGCCCAGACGGGGCTCTCGCCCGCCGACATCGACGTGGTGCAGCTGTATGAGAACTTCAGCGCCCAGGGCGTGGCCTCGCTGATCGACCATGGCTTCTGCACCTATGAGAGCGTCGGCGAGGTCGTGCGTTACGAGAACCTGATCGCGCCGACGGGCAGGCTGCCGGTCAACACGGCGGGCGGAAACCTGGCCCAGGGCTTCATCCACGGCATCGGCATGGCGATCGAGGCGGTGGAGCAACTGCGCGGGACCTCGGCCAATCCGGTTCCGGGCGCGCGCCACTGCCTGCTGGCCGGTGGGCCGGGGGCGCCGACGGTCAGCTCGGCCATCTTCTCGACGGAGGCGCGCTGA
- a CDS encoding alpha/beta fold hydrolase — protein MRFRTDDDLWLTADVDGPADAPVVVLLHGGGQTRHSWSGAMAALVARGYRVINYDARGHGDSDWSPMGAYHPDDRARDLAAVTRDLSAPVALVGASLGGATAIQAVARGLNPSVLVLVDIVPEPEPQGVGRIVAFMRGHPEGFASLDEAVDAVAAYNPDRPRPSDPGGLMRNLRQRPDGRLGWHWDPRIVEAEPEIHHGEVRRSAEVLARTEVPVLLVRGLRSDVVSPAGVAAFKAMMPRLDVFDVAGAGHMVAGDRNDAFNAGVLEFLDRRMPVLQRG, from the coding sequence ATGCGCTTCCGGACGGATGACGACCTCTGGCTGACGGCCGATGTCGACGGGCCCGCGGACGCGCCCGTGGTCGTGCTGCTGCACGGCGGCGGCCAGACCCGGCACAGCTGGTCGGGCGCCATGGCGGCGCTGGTGGCGCGGGGCTATCGGGTCATCAACTACGACGCGCGCGGACACGGCGACAGCGACTGGTCGCCCATGGGCGCCTATCACCCGGACGACCGGGCGCGGGACCTGGCGGCGGTGACGCGGGACCTGTCCGCGCCGGTCGCCCTGGTCGGCGCTTCGCTGGGCGGGGCGACCGCGATCCAGGCGGTGGCGCGGGGGCTGAACCCTTCGGTGCTGGTCCTGGTCGACATCGTACCGGAGCCGGAGCCCCAGGGCGTGGGCCGTATCGTCGCCTTCATGCGCGGCCACCCGGAGGGTTTCGCCTCGCTGGACGAGGCGGTCGACGCCGTGGCGGCCTACAATCCCGACCGACCGCGTCCCAGTGATCCGGGCGGCCTGATGCGCAACCTGCGCCAGCGGCCCGACGGGCGGCTGGGCTGGCACTGGGATCCCCGCATCGTCGAGGCCGAGCCCGAGATCCACCATGGCGAGGTCCGGCGATCGGCCGAGGTTCTGGCCCGCACCGAGGTTCCGGTGCTGCTGGTGCGCGGCCTGCGCAGCGATGTGGTCAGCCCGGCGGGCGTGGCGGCCTTCAAGGCCATGATGCCGCGTCTGGACGTCTTCGACGTCGCCGGGGCGGGCCACATGGTCGCCGGCGATCGCAACGACGCCTTCAACGCCGGCGTCCTGGAATTCCTCGACCGGCGGATGCCGGTTCTCCAACGGGGTTGA
- a CDS encoding phosphoglycerate dehydrogenase, whose product MPRPRKVVVTQRFFDDRTQAYLRAQGVEVVLAPLPPGKADGDLDHNTLVGMLAGASGWIVGHARVTRALLEALPDLQIISRRGVGYERVDLEAARDLGRVVTIAAGGNDASVADHVIGLMLAVGRRFRESQQRMLDGDWSILTGSDLCEKTVGVVGLGRIGKSVVKRLSGFDCRVLVHTTRPDPAYAEATGVTFVDLPELLARADYVTLHAPLTPQTRFMIDAGAIETMKPGAILINTARGGLVEDAHLLDALRAGRLGGAGLDVFVSESDPSYKPVSQALLALPNVVGTPHAGASSREGLERTNLVAARSLVAVLDGVDPAPECVVADGRPGR is encoded by the coding sequence ATGCCTCGCCCCCGTAAGGTCGTCGTCACGCAGCGCTTCTTCGACGATCGGACCCAAGCCTATCTGCGCGCCCAGGGCGTGGAGGTGGTTCTCGCGCCGCTGCCGCCCGGCAAGGCCGACGGAGACCTCGATCACAACACGCTGGTCGGGATGCTGGCGGGCGCGTCCGGATGGATCGTCGGCCATGCGCGGGTGACGCGGGCCCTGCTGGAGGCGCTGCCGGACCTGCAGATCATCTCGCGGCGCGGGGTGGGCTACGAGCGGGTCGACCTGGAGGCCGCGCGCGACCTGGGCCGAGTGGTCACCATCGCGGCGGGCGGCAACGACGCCTCGGTCGCCGACCACGTCATCGGCCTGATGCTGGCCGTGGGCCGGCGTTTCCGCGAGTCGCAGCAGCGGATGCTGGACGGCGACTGGTCGATCCTGACGGGCTCGGACCTCTGCGAGAAGACCGTCGGCGTCGTGGGCCTGGGCCGGATCGGCAAGAGCGTGGTCAAACGGCTCTCGGGCTTCGACTGCCGGGTGCTGGTCCACACGACGCGGCCCGATCCCGCCTATGCCGAGGCCACGGGGGTCACGTTCGTCGACCTGCCCGAACTGCTGGCGCGCGCCGACTACGTCACCCTGCACGCGCCGCTGACGCCCCAGACCCGGTTCATGATCGACGCCGGCGCGATCGAGACGATGAAGCCGGGCGCCATCCTGATCAACACCGCGCGCGGCGGGCTGGTCGAGGACGCGCACCTGCTGGACGCCCTGCGCGCCGGACGGCTGGGCGGGGCCGGCCTGGACGTCTTCGTCAGCGAGAGCGACCCCAGCTACAAGCCGGTCTCCCAGGCCCTGCTAGCCTTGCCGAATGTGGTGGGCACGCCGCATGCGGGGGCCTCCTCGCGCGAGGGCCTGGAGCGCACCAACCTGGTGGCGGCGCGGTCGTTGGTGGCGGTCCTTGACGGCGTCGACCCCGCGCCGGAGTGTGTCGTCGCCGATGGCCGCCCCGGCCGCTGA
- a CDS encoding class II aldolase/adducin family protein — MTAALKVAPGVRERVSPAEWALRVDLAAAFRLAALYGWDDLIFTHMSVRIPGPEHHFLINSYSNMFEEVTASNLVKIDLNGDKVMDCPGSVIRAGFVIHSAIHSAREDANAVIHLHTPQGQAVAASAAGLLPVTQTAMIVHHEVAYHESEGIAEDMGERDRLVADLGEKNVMILRNHGTMAVGETIQQAFLRMYFLERACQAQVMMPGAGAWGIHTPPAGVAEVIKRQVSGPATKMVSEHFAWPALLRKLDRIDSSFRD, encoded by the coding sequence ATGACGGCCGCTCTGAAAGTCGCCCCTGGCGTGCGCGAACGGGTCTCGCCCGCGGAATGGGCCCTGCGGGTCGACCTGGCCGCCGCCTTCCGCCTGGCGGCGCTATACGGCTGGGATGACCTGATCTTCACCCACATGTCGGTGCGGATCCCCGGGCCCGAGCACCACTTCCTGATCAACTCGTACAGCAACATGTTCGAGGAGGTCACCGCCTCCAACCTGGTGAAGATCGACCTGAACGGCGACAAGGTCATGGACTGCCCCGGCTCAGTGATCCGCGCCGGCTTCGTGATCCATTCGGCGATCCACAGCGCCCGCGAGGACGCCAACGCCGTCATCCACCTGCACACCCCGCAGGGCCAGGCCGTGGCCGCCTCGGCCGCCGGCCTGCTGCCGGTGACCCAAACGGCGATGATCGTCCACCACGAGGTCGCCTATCACGAGTCCGAGGGCATCGCCGAGGACATGGGCGAGCGCGATCGTCTGGTCGCCGATCTGGGCGAGAAGAACGTGATGATCCTGCGCAACCACGGCACCATGGCGGTGGGCGAGACCATCCAGCAGGCCTTCCTGCGCATGTACTTCCTGGAGCGCGCCTGCCAGGCCCAGGTCATGATGCCGGGCGCGGGCGCCTGGGGGATCCATACCCCGCCGGCCGGCGTGGCCGAGGTGATCAAGCGCCAGGTCAGCGGCCCGGCGACCAAGATGGTCTCCGAGCACTTCGCCTGGCCGGCCCTGCTGCGCAAGCTGGATCGGATCGACTCCAGCTTCCGGGACTAG
- a CDS encoding Zn-ribbon domain-containing OB-fold protein, with protein MKGLGQDTRYWEALSRGELALPRCAACGRWRWPAPFRCGDCGGWSFDWQAVDMRGEIYSWTRTWHPFEGTEGFGSPFVTLSVALPEAGGIRLMGVLEGEGEPAIGVPVTGHVASTEVYGRAIPGLRWTVSA; from the coding sequence GTGAAAGGGCTCGGCCAGGACACACGCTACTGGGAGGCCCTGTCGCGGGGCGAGCTGGCGCTGCCGCGCTGCGCGGCCTGCGGGCGCTGGCGCTGGCCCGCGCCGTTCCGTTGCGGCGACTGCGGCGGCTGGAGCTTCGACTGGCAAGCGGTCGATATGCGCGGCGAGATCTATTCCTGGACCCGCACCTGGCACCCTTTCGAAGGCACGGAAGGCTTCGGCTCGCCGTTCGTCACCCTGTCTGTGGCCCTGCCCGAGGCCGGCGGCATCCGCCTGATGGGCGTGCTGGAAGGCGAGGGCGAGCCCGCCATCGGCGTTCCGGTAACCGGCCATGTCGCCAGCACCGAGGTCTACGGTCGCGCCATCCCCGGCCTGCGCTGGACGGTGTCGGCATGA
- a CDS encoding Crp/Fnr family transcriptional regulator: MRPTAEHRRILEAGDWFAALPAERRDLILGEASVTLAPDAARLYGAGDPPNGLWAVLEGQVRLVGYPASGMEILVRILGPGAWFGELSTLDGGPRPHDAIAFGPASMLHLSQAAVTRLGEQAAVLYRDLGLLVCANQRAALAFIEQRAGQPTAARLARALAKAAAETGGAGPLSIRQAELASVVGVSRQTLNRGLRSLERAGIVALGYASIAILDPARLARLCGRGEPWA, encoded by the coding sequence ATGCGCCCCACCGCCGAACATCGCCGCATCCTGGAGGCCGGGGACTGGTTCGCCGCCCTGCCCGCCGAGCGCCGCGACCTGATCCTGGGCGAGGCCAGCGTCACGCTCGCGCCGGACGCGGCGCGGCTGTACGGAGCCGGCGATCCGCCCAACGGCCTGTGGGCGGTGCTGGAAGGCCAGGTGCGGCTGGTCGGCTATCCGGCCAGCGGCATGGAGATCCTGGTGCGGATCCTGGGCCCCGGCGCCTGGTTCGGCGAACTGTCGACCCTGGACGGCGGCCCGCGCCCGCACGACGCCATCGCCTTCGGCCCGGCCAGCATGTTGCATCTCTCGCAGGCCGCCGTGACGCGGCTGGGCGAGCAGGCCGCCGTCCTCTATCGCGATCTGGGCCTGCTGGTCTGCGCCAACCAGCGCGCGGCCCTGGCCTTCATCGAGCAGCGGGCGGGCCAGCCCACCGCCGCGCGCCTGGCCCGCGCCCTGGCCAAGGCGGCCGCCGAGACCGGCGGCGCCGGCCCGCTGTCCATCCGCCAGGCCGAGCTGGCCAGCGTGGTTGGCGTCAGCCGCCAGACGCTGAACCGGGGCTTGCGCAGTCTGGAACGGGCGGGGATCGTCGCCCTCGGTTACGCCAGCATCGCCATCCTGGACCCGGCGCGCCTGGCTCGCCTGTGCGGACGCGGCGAGCCCTGGGCCTAG
- a CDS encoding AbrB family transcriptional regulator, with protein MPPTRRARDVLGQPWVQWTLLVVATALADIVLVALHAPAALLLGPLATAIAFGVAGAAVRPPPVVRMASSALIGCLVAVSLGAAMGPAMLGHLPTFLIIGVSTVVLSLGLGWLLARLGWFEGATSVWGLSPGGAASMIALAQDMGADARTVAMMQYFRVLLVAAAAIGLAHLAAPGAHAGPARAWFGALDGRGLAELFGLALVGAVLSKVLKFPAGIFLIPGLLGAGLIAVGWLHPEAPPLLGAMAYAVVGWNIGLSFTPSSLAHSARALPRIIAATLILIALCGLSGLAISRLCGVDPLTGYLATSPGGVDSILIIAASTPVDLPFILAAQVMRIVLVLMVGPWAAGQVARWTRPLTPNPDAP; from the coding sequence ATGCCCCCGACGCGGCGAGCGCGTGATGTTCTGGGGCAGCCCTGGGTCCAGTGGACGCTACTGGTCGTCGCCACGGCCCTGGCCGACATCGTCCTGGTCGCGTTGCACGCTCCAGCGGCTCTGCTGCTGGGCCCGCTGGCCACGGCGATCGCCTTCGGGGTGGCGGGCGCCGCCGTCCGGCCGCCGCCCGTCGTGCGGATGGCGAGCTCGGCCCTGATCGGCTGCCTGGTGGCCGTGTCGCTGGGCGCGGCGATGGGGCCCGCCATGCTGGGCCATTTGCCGACCTTCCTGATCATCGGGGTCTCGACCGTCGTCCTCAGCCTGGGCCTGGGCTGGCTGCTGGCGCGCCTGGGCTGGTTCGAGGGCGCGACCTCGGTCTGGGGCCTGTCGCCGGGCGGGGCCGCCAGCATGATCGCCCTGGCCCAGGACATGGGCGCGGACGCCCGCACGGTGGCCATGATGCAGTACTTCCGGGTGCTGCTGGTGGCGGCCGCCGCCATCGGCCTGGCCCACCTGGCCGCCCCCGGCGCCCACGCGGGACCGGCGCGGGCCTGGTTCGGGGCGCTCGATGGACGCGGCCTGGCCGAGCTGTTCGGCCTGGCGCTGGTCGGCGCCGTGCTGTCGAAGGTCCTGAAGTTTCCCGCCGGCATCTTCCTGATCCCCGGCCTGCTGGGGGCGGGACTGATCGCGGTGGGCTGGCTGCATCCTGAGGCGCCGCCGCTGCTGGGGGCCATGGCCTATGCCGTGGTCGGCTGGAACATCGGCCTCAGCTTCACCCCGTCCAGCTTGGCCCATAGCGCCCGCGCCCTGCCCAGGATCATCGCCGCCACCCTGATCCTGATCGCCCTGTGCGGGCTGTCGGGCCTGGCGATCAGCCGCCTGTGCGGCGTCGACCCGCTGACCGGCTACCTGGCCACCAGCCCCGGCGGCGTGGACTCGATCCTGATCATCGCCGCCTCCACCCCGGTCGACCTGCCGTTCATCCTGGCGGCCCAGGTCATGCGGATCGTCCTGGTGCTGATGGTCGGCCCCTGGGCGGCGGGCCAGGTGGCGCGCTGGACCCGGCCGCTGACGCCCAACCCCGACGCGCCCTAG
- a CDS encoding DUF4387 domain-containing protein, with translation MTTVKDVCRHVRSKNAGPYWVTFDLFFDGPESFQKHHANPALGPQLFQRLFGADPALVRHYPVADLNVVKISYARASPQGGVVERDMHCGQQFVRLLDVQLD, from the coding sequence ATGACGACGGTCAAGGATGTCTGCCGCCACGTGCGCTCCAAGAACGCCGGGCCCTACTGGGTGACGTTCGACCTGTTCTTCGACGGGCCGGAGAGCTTCCAGAAGCATCACGCCAATCCGGCGCTGGGCCCGCAGCTGTTCCAGCGGCTGTTCGGGGCCGACCCTGCGCTGGTGCGCCACTATCCGGTCGCCGACCTCAACGTGGTCAAGATCTCGTACGCCCGCGCCAGCCCGCAGGGCGGGGTGGTCGAGCGCGACATGCACTGCGGCCAGCAGTTCGTGCGGCTGCTGGACGTCCAGCTCGACTGA